GGGCTGGATCTACCACCAGGACAACAACCAGGTGTCGATCGGCTTCGTCGTGGCCCTGAGCTACAAGAACCCCCACTTGTCGCCGTTCGACGAGATGCAGCGCTACAAGCAGCATCCGGCGATCCGCCCCCTGCTCGAGGGCGGGCGCCGGGTCTCCTATGGCGCGCGCGCGATCAACGAGGGCGGGTGGCAGAGCATTCCCAAGCTCGCCTTCCCCGGCGGCGCGCTGATCGGCTGCTCGGCCGGCTTCGTGAACGTACCGCGGATCAAGGGCACGCACACCGCCATGAAGTCGGGCATGCTCGCGGCCGAGGCAGCCGCTGCCGCGATTCTCGCCGACCGCCGCGGCGACGTGCTCGCCGACTACGAACCCTCGGTCCGCAACGGCTGGGTGGGCGAGGAACTGCGCAAGGTGAAGAATGCCGAGCCGGCGGTCGCCAAGTTCGGCTCGACCATCGGCACAATCCTCGCGGGGACCGACATGTGGCTCCGCCACCTCGGCGTGAAGCTGCCGGTCGAGATGAAGCACCATCCCGACCACGAGACCCTGTGGCGCCGCGATATCGCCCCGCCGATCAACTATCCGCGCCCCGACGGCGTGATCAGCTTCGACAAATTGTCGAGTGTCTTCCTTTCGAACACCAATCACGAGGAGGACCAGCCGGTCCACCTGCAGCTCAAGGACCCGACCATCCCGACGCGGGTCAACCTGCCCGAATATGACGGGCCCGAGCAGCGCTACTGCCCGGCCGGGGTCTATGAATATGTGGTCGAGGGCGGGGCGCCCAAGCTGCAGATCAACGCGCAGAACTGCGTCCACTGCAAGACCTGCGACATCAAGGACCCGTGCCAGAACATCAATTGGGTGACGCCGGAGGGCGGCGGTGGGCCGAACTATCCGAACATGTAGCCTCGGTCTCGCGCTGGCGCTGCTGGCGCTTCCGGCCGCCGCTGCGCCGCGCCTCGATTTCGCCCGTTCGAACGCGGGCACCTTCGTCGCCGCGCGTGCCGCCGCCGATGCCGGCGATGCCCGCCGCGCGGCGGTGCTTTACGCCAGCCTCGCCGCGGCCGATCCGACGGATCGGGTCTCGGCCGGGCGCGCGCTCGCCCAAGCGATCCTCGCGGGGGACATGAGCCTCGCGCTGCGGCTCGCGGCGAGCCAGCCGGCGCCCAGCCTCGGGGTCGATGCACGGCTGCTGCTGGTCGCCGACGGGCTCCGGACCGGCAAGGGCGCGGCGGCGATCGGACCCGGCTGGCCCGAGGAACTGGGCTTCATCACGCCCTTCGTCCGCGCCTGGAGCGAAAGCGACCGCGGCCGCTGGAAGGAAGCGATCGCCATCCTCGACGCGGTCCCGCGCGACCAGAGCCTCGTTCAGTTCGTTCCCGAGCATAAGGCGCTGATCCTGCTCGCTGCCGGCAAGCCCGTGCTGGCCCAGCCGCTCTTCGCCGATGCGCTGCGGGCCGCCGGCGGGCGGGGCGACCGCCTCCGCATGGCCGTCGCCGCCGGACTGCTCCGCTCGGGCGACCGCGCGGGCGCCGACAGCCTGCTGGCCGGGCGCGACGTCACGCTCGCCGCCGGCCGCCGGCTGCTATCCGCCGAGCGCAAACCTGCGCTTCCGATCGCCACCGCCGCGCAAGGCTATGCCGAACTCCTCGCGGGCCTCGCGGTGACGCTCGGAAACAGCGACCGCCGCTCGCTCCCCCTCGCCATCGTCCAGATCGGGCGCCACGCTGACCCGGCCAACGACGAACTGCGCCTCCTCGCCGGCCTCTATCTCGACGGCGCCGAGCGGCCCGACGACGCGCTCGCCGTGCTTCGCGGGGTCGGGGACCGCTCGCCCTTCCAGAGCGAAGCGCGCGACGCCGAAATCCGCACCCTGTCGCGCGCCGGACGGACCGAGGAAGCGCTCGCCCGGGCCCAGGTCTTCGTCACCGAGCCCGGCGCCACCGCCGACGATTGGAGCAGGCTCGGCGACGTCAATGACGATGCCAAGCGCCACGCCGCGGCCGCCGAGGCTTATGCCCGCGCACTGGCCTTGGTCGAGCAAGGCGGCCCGGGCCCCGAGCGCTGGTCGCTGCACCTGCTGCGCGGCTCGTCGCTCGAACAGGCCGACCGCTGGGCCGAGGCCGAGAAGGCGCTCGAAGCGGCCTATGCCCTGGCCCCCGAAAGCCCGGTCGTCCTCAACTACCTCGGCTATGCCCGGCTCGAGCGCGGGGAGCGACTGGACGAGGCCGAGCGGCTGATCGCGCTCGCCTCGGCCAAGGCGCCGGAGGATGCGTCAATCACCGATTCGCTTGGCTGGGCGCAGTACAAGCGCGGGCGTCTGCCCCAGGCGATTTCAACGCTGCAGCGCGCCGCCGCGGCCGATCCCGCGCAGGCCGAGATCAACGAGCATCTCGGCGACGCGCTTTATGCCGCGGGCCGCAAGTTCGAGGCCCGCTTCGCCTGGAATGCCGCGCTCGTCACCGCCGAGGACGAGGTGAAGACAAGGGTTGAGGCCAAGATCGCGGCCGGCCTCACCCCGGCGACCGCCGCGCCGTGAGCCGTCCGTCCCTGGTCGAAATCGCGCCGGCCAAGCTCAATCTCGCCCTCCACGTTCGCGGACGCCGGGGTGACGGCCGCCACGACCTCGAGACGATCTTCGCCTTCTGCACCGACGGCGACAAGCTGACCGCGCTCGCCGCCGACGACCTGTCGCTGACGATCACCGGCCCCTTCGCCGCGATGCTCGACGACGGGCCCGACAACCTCGTCCA
This genomic window from Sphingomonas rosea contains:
- a CDS encoding electron transfer flavoprotein-ubiquinone oxidoreductase codes for the protein MSDRESMEYDVVIVGAGPAGLSAAIRLKQLANEAGRELSVCILEKGSEVGAHILSGAVIDPRSLDELLPEWREDSSCLLNRVPVTSNHHWVLTKTKKFNLPHLMMPSFLDNKGTFTGSLANLCRWLAGKAEELGVEIFPGFPAAEVLYHDDGSVKGVATGAMGIARDGHHKGDYQPGMELHARYTFFAEGARGSLTKQLKKQFDLEADCQPQVYGIGIKELWDVDPEKHEPGKVIHTQGWPLDDAWGGGWIYHQDNNQVSIGFVVALSYKNPHLSPFDEMQRYKQHPAIRPLLEGGRRVSYGARAINEGGWQSIPKLAFPGGALIGCSAGFVNVPRIKGTHTAMKSGMLAAEAAAAAILADRRGDVLADYEPSVRNGWVGEELRKVKNAEPAVAKFGSTIGTILAGTDMWLRHLGVKLPVEMKHHPDHETLWRRDIAPPINYPRPDGVISFDKLSSVFLSNTNHEEDQPVHLQLKDPTIPTRVNLPEYDGPEQRYCPAGVYEYVVEGGAPKLQINAQNCVHCKTCDIKDPCQNINWVTPEGGGGPNYPNM
- a CDS encoding tetratricopeptide repeat protein; this encodes MGRTIRTCSLGLALALLALPAAAAPRLDFARSNAGTFVAARAAADAGDARRAAVLYASLAAADPTDRVSAGRALAQAILAGDMSLALRLAASQPAPSLGVDARLLLVADGLRTGKGAAAIGPGWPEELGFITPFVRAWSESDRGRWKEAIAILDAVPRDQSLVQFVPEHKALILLAAGKPVLAQPLFADALRAAGGRGDRLRMAVAAGLLRSGDRAGADSLLAGRDVTLAAGRRLLSAERKPALPIATAAQGYAELLAGLAVTLGNSDRRSLPLAIVQIGRHADPANDELRLLAGLYLDGAERPDDALAVLRGVGDRSPFQSEARDAEIRTLSRAGRTEEALARAQVFVTEPGATADDWSRLGDVNDDAKRHAAAAEAYARALALVEQGGPGPERWSLHLLRGSSLEQADRWAEAEKALEAAYALAPESPVVLNYLGYARLERGERLDEAERLIALASAKAPEDASITDSLGWAQYKRGRLPQAISTLQRAAAADPAQAEINEHLGDALYAAGRKFEARFAWNAALVTAEDEVKTRVEAKIAAGLTPATAAP